The following proteins come from a genomic window of Corallococcus sp. NCRR:
- a CDS encoding complex I 51 kDa subunit family protein, which yields MKPGQHTPEIESFYHLGPGPLGTHACQGTACFVARHLDATRWRQATSGDTRLYCLGQCYQAPSVTGEQARPEVHIRAPHAITLGRVASGGARSLTEATRQGAYAALDLALSSPPEVLVAQLERSGLRGRGGAGFPTARKLRAVAAAPGEEKVVVANADEGDAGAYIDRFLMEDDPHAVLEGLLLAAYAVGARRGVIYVRKEYPLAACALHVALHEAHRVGLLGPHILGSAFSCEVSIEVGRGSYLCGEETALLNALEGRRPFVRARPPYPAQAGLFGRPTLVQNVETLANLPWIARHGGEAYAALGIPGSRGTKVLSLNSLFHRPGLYEVELGTPVRTVVEELGGGLRTGPLKGVLIGGPRAGILPPHLLDTPLGFEELQSVGASVGHGGVVAFDANTSIAALVHHVFSFGAYESCGRCTPCRLGASHVERLFAHVLDAGTAPRDSAADWEEVAEALRLTSLCGHGTGLGEFARSVLRYYREEVEACFA from the coding sequence ATGAAGCCAGGGCAGCACACCCCCGAAATCGAATCCTTCTACCACCTGGGGCCTGGCCCCCTGGGGACGCATGCCTGTCAGGGCACCGCCTGCTTCGTCGCGCGCCACCTGGATGCCACGCGCTGGCGGCAGGCCACCTCGGGTGACACCCGCCTCTACTGCCTGGGCCAGTGCTACCAGGCGCCCTCCGTCACGGGAGAGCAGGCCCGCCCTGAAGTGCACATCCGGGCCCCACACGCCATCACGCTGGGGCGCGTGGCCAGCGGCGGAGCCCGCTCCCTCACTGAGGCCACCCGCCAGGGGGCCTACGCGGCGCTGGACTTGGCGTTGTCCTCGCCTCCCGAAGTCCTGGTCGCGCAGTTGGAGCGATCCGGGTTGCGCGGCCGTGGGGGCGCGGGCTTCCCCACCGCACGCAAGCTCCGCGCGGTGGCCGCCGCTCCCGGCGAGGAGAAGGTCGTCGTTGCCAACGCGGATGAGGGCGACGCTGGGGCATACATCGACCGGTTCCTGATGGAAGACGACCCCCACGCCGTGCTGGAGGGCCTGCTGCTGGCGGCATACGCGGTGGGCGCCCGCCGGGGCGTCATCTACGTGCGCAAGGAGTATCCGCTCGCGGCGTGCGCGCTGCACGTGGCTTTGCACGAAGCCCATCGCGTGGGCCTGTTGGGTCCACACATTCTAGGCAGCGCGTTCTCCTGCGAGGTCTCCATCGAAGTGGGACGCGGCAGCTACCTGTGTGGCGAGGAGACGGCGCTGCTCAACGCCCTGGAGGGACGCCGGCCCTTCGTGCGCGCGCGGCCCCCCTACCCCGCCCAGGCTGGCCTGTTTGGTCGGCCCACGCTGGTGCAGAACGTGGAGACGCTCGCCAACCTCCCGTGGATCGCACGCCACGGCGGTGAGGCCTACGCGGCGCTGGGCATCCCGGGCAGCCGGGGCACGAAGGTGCTGTCCCTCAACTCGCTCTTCCACCGCCCGGGGCTCTACGAAGTCGAGCTGGGCACGCCGGTGCGCACCGTGGTGGAGGAGCTGGGCGGCGGGCTGCGCACCGGTCCGCTGAAGGGCGTCCTCATTGGAGGGCCGCGGGCGGGCATCCTCCCTCCGCACCTGCTGGACACGCCGCTGGGCTTCGAGGAGCTCCAGTCCGTGGGCGCCTCCGTGGGGCATGGCGGCGTGGTGGCCTTCGACGCGAACACGTCCATCGCGGCGCTGGTACACCACGTCTTCTCCTTCGGCGCGTACGAGTCGTGCGGAAGGTGCACGCCCTGCCGCCTGGGGGCGTCGCACGTCGAGCGGCTCTTCGCGCACGTGCTGGACGCCGGCACCGCCCCGCGTGACAGCGCGGCGGACTGGGAGGAGGTCGCCGAAGCGCTGCGCCTCACCAGCCTGTGTGGACACGGCACCGGCCTGGGGGAGTTCGCCCGGAGCGTGCTGCGCTACTACCGGGAGGAGGTGGAGGCATGCTTCGCGTGA
- a CDS encoding ATP-binding protein: MATTPHDAPEAGQPYLPTPQPEAQAFAWDDLLSPTRQGLQELFSWLEAACETRARDEANTEHLSTSLLVSGSRGSGKTTLLLSAVQALRDWKSFVAGAPGPEVAALSRTLERLERRILWLEPLDLEPVPTQANLLATLLVRVRAALDQPRRAKGTRGESARWSSSILEEGAEETWGKLDHLIRDASFMWEDIPSTTDARVRAEQQIRASEIYANFQPRFADAMEDVARTLSMPRFGASGGDQVLLVLPIDNVDRSIEHLYNIVKLTRMVASRHLWFVLAAGHQEFQRFMERSFQKELIISGQAGIGARGQEETLAIARRQAATTLRRALPPSYRIVLDLVEPHESWRFPVDGRGEPLGSLLRRLRLPAGKRTESRVLDTFADLFDLQGRLAPDVARCYREALRTDDAEVRETEERPDGPLLHHVGRLALTLPARTLQDLWHAVRREVLSSTAPTAGAAPEQGEPVVRIASEMLRNAIDESDLPAWASEQLHHRILRQDDQGRVCLDLTGKPIRRSKRTSLHGVLQAPPRDPGGDGIGAHARVLGTEVHLRRFHEVVLMLEDLEVPGREAPLPASVAGWFMVLHDVLMLFERPRVLSADVTALEMSPEMVVTVHELWSGRARGEPFVQAAFWWTPPSWNTFIEFAILTAQWRAFLARLPRGFLTAGDAEEVTLRARFIQAAWVENICSVAGMALGQWSWGDERQGAVSVLKAPRLALALERYEQQVRDTVAELVSRIREHSAGYDRLWTARTWLRDTLPLQVLPEFALAFDARSLLRQPPGVARPNEGWDTLMKDWRTQAPRLAAFRQQRVRDAVNRSSAAESLRQALGAGGGRASETYYGWLDTLVDAWFTVMDHDGDPLVGVVMGAPPRMAPPSTDEHP, translated from the coding sequence ATGGCCACGACACCGCACGATGCCCCGGAGGCGGGCCAGCCCTACCTGCCCACGCCCCAGCCGGAGGCGCAGGCCTTCGCCTGGGACGACCTGCTGAGCCCCACCCGCCAGGGCCTCCAGGAGCTCTTCTCCTGGCTGGAGGCGGCCTGTGAGACCCGCGCGCGGGATGAGGCCAACACCGAACACCTCTCCACCAGCCTGCTCGTGTCCGGTTCCAGGGGCTCCGGGAAGACGACCCTCCTGCTCAGCGCCGTGCAGGCGCTGCGGGACTGGAAGTCCTTCGTGGCCGGGGCGCCCGGTCCGGAGGTGGCCGCGCTGTCTCGGACGCTCGAACGGCTGGAGCGCCGCATCCTCTGGCTGGAGCCGCTCGACCTGGAGCCCGTCCCGACGCAGGCGAACCTGCTGGCCACGCTGCTGGTCCGCGTGCGGGCCGCGTTGGATCAACCCCGCCGCGCGAAGGGCACGCGCGGCGAGTCCGCCCGGTGGTCCTCCTCCATCCTGGAAGAGGGCGCGGAGGAGACGTGGGGGAAGCTGGATCACCTCATCCGCGACGCGTCCTTCATGTGGGAGGACATCCCGTCCACCACCGATGCCCGCGTGCGCGCGGAGCAGCAGATCCGCGCATCGGAGATCTACGCCAACTTCCAGCCGCGCTTCGCCGACGCCATGGAGGACGTGGCGCGCACGCTGTCCATGCCGCGCTTCGGCGCGTCCGGCGGTGACCAGGTGCTGCTGGTGCTGCCCATCGACAACGTGGACCGCAGCATCGAGCACCTATACAACATCGTGAAGCTCACGCGCATGGTGGCCAGCCGCCACCTCTGGTTCGTCCTGGCCGCCGGCCACCAGGAGTTCCAGCGCTTCATGGAGCGCTCCTTCCAGAAGGAGTTGATCATCTCCGGGCAGGCCGGCATTGGCGCGCGCGGGCAGGAGGAGACGCTCGCCATCGCCCGGCGCCAGGCGGCCACCACGCTGCGCCGCGCGCTGCCGCCCAGCTACCGCATCGTGCTGGACCTGGTGGAGCCCCACGAGTCCTGGCGCTTCCCCGTGGATGGCCGGGGTGAGCCGTTGGGCTCGCTGCTGCGGCGCCTGCGGCTCCCGGCCGGCAAGCGGACGGAGTCGCGCGTGCTGGACACCTTCGCGGACCTCTTCGACTTGCAGGGCCGGCTCGCGCCCGACGTGGCGCGCTGCTACCGCGAAGCCCTCCGCACCGACGACGCGGAGGTCCGCGAAACCGAGGAGCGTCCGGACGGGCCGCTGCTCCACCACGTGGGGAGGCTCGCGCTCACGCTGCCCGCGCGCACCCTGCAGGACCTGTGGCACGCCGTCCGGCGTGAGGTCCTGTCCTCCACCGCGCCCACCGCCGGGGCCGCGCCGGAGCAGGGCGAGCCCGTGGTCCGCATCGCGTCGGAGATGCTCCGCAACGCCATCGACGAGAGCGACCTGCCGGCCTGGGCCAGCGAGCAACTGCACCACCGCATCCTCCGGCAGGACGACCAGGGCCGCGTCTGCCTGGACCTGACGGGCAAGCCCATCCGCCGCTCCAAGCGCACCAGCCTCCACGGCGTCCTCCAGGCGCCGCCGCGCGATCCCGGTGGAGATGGGATTGGCGCGCACGCCCGGGTGCTGGGCACGGAGGTGCACCTGCGCCGCTTCCACGAGGTGGTGCTGATGCTGGAGGACCTGGAGGTGCCCGGCCGCGAAGCGCCACTGCCCGCGAGCGTCGCCGGCTGGTTCATGGTCCTGCATGACGTGCTGATGCTCTTCGAGCGGCCCCGAGTGCTGAGCGCGGACGTGACGGCCCTGGAGATGAGCCCGGAGATGGTCGTCACCGTGCACGAGCTCTGGTCGGGCCGCGCGCGCGGCGAGCCGTTCGTCCAGGCCGCGTTCTGGTGGACGCCGCCCTCGTGGAACACCTTCATCGAGTTCGCCATCCTCACCGCGCAGTGGCGCGCGTTCCTCGCGCGGCTCCCCAGGGGTTTCCTCACCGCGGGCGACGCGGAGGAGGTCACCCTGCGCGCCCGCTTCATCCAGGCCGCGTGGGTGGAGAACATCTGCTCCGTGGCCGGGATGGCGCTGGGGCAGTGGAGCTGGGGGGATGAACGCCAGGGCGCCGTGTCCGTGCTGAAGGCTCCACGGCTGGCCTTGGCGCTGGAGCGCTATGAGCAGCAGGTGCGCGACACGGTGGCGGAGCTCGTCTCGCGGATCCGCGAGCACAGCGCCGGATACGACCGGCTCTGGACGGCTCGGACCTGGCTGCGCGACACGCTGCCGCTCCAGGTGCTGCCGGAGTTCGCGCTCGCCTTCGATGCGCGGAGCCTGCTGCGCCAGCCGCCCGGCGTCGCCCGCCCGAATGAAGGCTGGGACACGCTGATGAAGGACTGGCGCACCCAGGCGCCCCGACTGGCAGCCTTCCGGCAGCAGCGGGTGCGCGACGCGGTGAACCGCTCCAGCGCGGCGGAGTCGCTGCGTCAGGCGCTCGGCGCGGGCGGCGGGCGCGCGTCGGAGACGTACTACGGCTGGCTCGACACACTGGTGGACGCCTGGTTCACGGTCATGGACCACGACGGGGATCCGCTGGTGGGGGTGGTGATGGGCGCGCCGCCCCGCATGGCGCCTCCGTCCACGGATGAGCACCCGTGA